The region CTTTCAACTGGTCGGCCTATTTGCTATAGTGGAAAATAGTAACAATCTAGCCTACTGATTTCTTTGGCATTCTTAGACCGATTTTCAAGCTTGCTGGCTAATTTAACTGTGGTTGTCATTTGGGAAAATAGTTTACTAGCCCTCTAGGCAATAAGACTTCTATAAAAAGATGTCAGCATAGATATCTTTCATTTGTCTTTGGGTCTGCATTTCAAAGCAGAAAGTTGTCTCCAGAATGAATAGCCATTTTAATAAtgctgaaaccttttttttgttttttattattattattttttaagcaaATGAAGATTCCTCTGAAGCAGTAGGAACCAATGCTCCATATGTCATCAAAGTGGTAAGAGCACTACAATGCCTGTTTTTGGAACTGTTACAGTAAtttgatttctttatttttaaatgaaatttatGAATTAACTTGCACAACAAAAATGTCTTCTCAGAAATTACAGATATATCTGAGAATTTCATGAGCCAACACTATTTGTGGGGCCCCATCTGTTAATCTGTTGacataaattgtttattttttccccttctcaacccactcttttcttttttgttcaggAGCCAAGTGACAATGGTCCTCTCTTCTCTGAGCTGAAGTTTTATATGCGGGCTGCCAAACCAAATTTAAGTATGTAATTCTGTCGATACGGATTAGCTTTGacagttattttattatcaACGAAAAAAACCTTCAACTTTCAACAAGGAGTCTAATGTGAGGATATTGGTGGCTGAtgggaaatgtattatttcatgaACATCCCaatttgtgttattgttttgAATACCAGCATAACAGGGCTCTATTGTGCTCCCAACTGATGTGTGCCTGACTGGGAAAATTTAGAGGAGCACATCTGGTAATTGGGTAGCATTGGCTTGCTCCTTGTTCATGTACATGTTCTCCTCAGGGAAAAATAATAGAGTATTTGTATTAGATTAGATTTTGTGAGATTGTTGTGCGTGTCTTATCACATTCGTAACTATTTGTATGTTATAGTATTAATAACTactttcatgtcatgtttcagttCAGAGTTGGGTAAAGTCCCATAAGTTGAGGTACTTGGGAGTGCCAAATTACTGGGGGTCAGGACTCCATGAGAAAGCAGGAAACAGGTGATATTTTGCGTTTCTTGAGTCAGTCAGACTAGGCTCTCGTAGTCATGCTCAGAAATGTCACTCATTAATGTTCTTTCTCAGGTATCGGTTCATGGTCATGGACCGGTTTGGAACAGATCTGCAGAAGATGTTTGAACAGGGTGGCAGGAAATTTCCCCGGAAACTTGTTCTGCAGCTCGGCCTGAGGCTTGTGAGTTCCTGATACAGACAATGCATTATGTACTTTAGCATATCACTCGGAACAAGAAATGGATGCGAGATATGCTCTTCTTTTAGATACCATTGCTCTTTTTAAAACACAGTTAAAGACACAATTAACTGTTACCCATGCTTTTATCCTTCTTTGTGAATAAGATTGACCATTATTAACATCACTCCTCCTGTTTCAGCTGTAGACCTTCCATGCCCTCATCCTAATTTGTTTACTTGCTTCATGCCAATCTCCCTGCATGCTCTATCAGAGACTGTGTCATTCCTCCAGTCCCCTTGATATCATTCACACAAATTTCTTATTGAACTTTTGGGCCAGTTGGCCCCACTCTGCTCTCTATCCTTAATGGCTCTCACTtctgaatttttttaaatggcatgtGTTCTGTCACTGTTGAAAAGAGCTGGCCTTGATCCCTCTGTTTTAGGACATTTTAGACACATTTCTAAGTTTTAGAGCACATCTTTGAGGTCCTAAATGGCATCAATATCTTTGATACATTTCAATCTGGTTTTCGCCAGCTGCACAGCCCTGAAACAGCCCTTCTTAGGGTTACTAATGATTTATTGATGGCTGCTGATGCAGGAGACATTTCCATTCTGGTGTTGTTGACCTTAGTGTGGTATTTGATACCATTGATCATGCTCTTCTGATCAGTAGATTCAGTCAGTGCATTGGTATCTCTGGGGCTGTGCTGGACTGGTTATCTTCCTATTTATCAAATAGGAAATTCTTTATGTCAATTGGTGACTTTAAATCATTAACCTCCGCGATCACATGCGGTATACCTCAAGGCTCAATTCTTGGACCAGTATTGTTCTACTTATATATGCTACCCTTATCCAACTGCATAATATTTCTTATCATTCCTGCGCAGATGACACCCAGCTGTACCTCTCTATAATACCAAATGTTGGTTTTTATTTGATTACTTGCATGGTTTAGCTTCCTACTGTCCTCAGAGGCCTCTCTGGTCTACTAGCCTTGGACTTTTGGCTGTTCCAGAGTCTAGACTAAAGTCAAGAGCTGATCAAGCTTTTGCTATAATGGCCCCTGGCCTCTGGAACAGCCTTCCATGCAATATTAGTTCTGCTGATAGTGTCTGCTTTTAAAACCAGTCTTAAACCTATTTTTATGAAACTGCTTTCTGTGATGTGCCTTTTCCCTTTTTACTCTGTGTTTTTTAACTCTGCCATTTTAtaatttccttttatttattttgcattcctTCTTCCCCTTCTATTATTGCCATTATGTATATTACTATTGTGCTCTTTGTTCTTCTTTAGTGCTGCTTTTACTGCATCCTCTGTCTGTGTTGACAATTTTatccttttcttttatttcttctgtAAAGCACATtgtgctctgtgcttgaaaggtgctatatacataaataaaaatattacaattattaattAGTTTTACTAACCTTTTAGGCCAGTAACACTACTAACTGTTAGTAGTGCCCAGAAATTCCAGAAAGCACAAGTCCAGAGTTTTGTATGATGGTTACATGGACTTCAGTGAACTAATTTACTGTCCCTTGTAGCTTGAATGTCTCTATAATGACTTTATGATCTACAATGTACAAAACTAACACAGTTTTGAAAGTTGAGTTCTCTTTAAAAACTGAAGTTTTGTTTCTAAAGCTGAATCCATGGGCTGTAATAGATTCCATATAATGTAAATATCCTATTGTTTGAAACatgatgtaaatgtatttattttatgcagTGAGGCAGTACTGAGATGCTcaaaaaactttctttttttaattttttttctagATTGATATTCTGGAGTACATCCACGAACATGAGTATGTGCATGCTGACATCAAAGCCTCTAACCTCCTCTTATCCTACAAGAACCCTAATCAGGTCAGTGCCCTACGTTGGTATGCCAAAACCTTTCACAACTCATTGCAGCCATTTGATTTCAGTCCAAAATACTGGATACCTGTTTATGAACTATGGTTTTATGTgacattcatatatatatattgatatatattttttacaaaaatctaTCTGATAAAAAAtctgttagattttttttttttttggagcacACATTCCAGCATAGTGAATATTCATCTAGCCACAATgtttatagatttaaaaataatgtcataTACTGTTAAATGTATATCACTGACACTGCTTATTTCCCCTAAATGTGTAATAACGCTGGGAAGTGCTTCCTGAGTAAAAAGATTAAATAGCTTTAAATAGCTGTCTCAAGCAAataaggtgggggtggggacaATATTAATTTGGAGATGAATAATGTATCAGTGGTGCATTTTAAAACTGCTATTTTTAAATGGCAATTTAGAAGGCAGCCTCATGGGATTAACAGGTTTAGTCTCTGTTCTGTCTTTGAGTTATTGAAATATccgtgtgatttttttttttcaaagctttGTTTTATGCCGAGAATGTACCCTGACTTTATTTCtcagtgtatatgtttgtgaaaCCACACTTGACTGAATCATTTCtgttgaatgtgtctgtgtttgcatgcgtgcatgtatttatttatcttatcTGCAAACCTAGGTTTATTTAGTAGATTATGGACTGGCCTATAGGTACTCACCGGAAGGTGTACTGAAGGAATATAAGGAAGACCCAAGGAAATGTCACGACGGCACCATCGAGTTCACCAGTATTGATGCTCACAACGGAGTGTGTACGTAGCCCATTATCAGTGCGTTCATGTGCTCTCTCATCATGCTAATGTGCTATGCCGGTTTTGCTGTTTTTCTCGGGTTTTGAGAAGGCCTTTGTCTTAAAACCACTCTGGCAGTGGagcaatataatatatattccatatttttataatataaGCCATTATAAAAATCTGAACTTGTAAATAGGCCTAAATATAATGTGAATGTTCTCAATTCCTTTGATTACCTACAATCAGTTTCTGgtcagatttaaaaaagaaaaaaagaaaaaaaagaaacgctAGTATTGTGTTATGTAActtggcgacattggctcaagagcagtcgtctggcagttggagggttcaGTCCCGgcctgggtgtgtggaagtgtccctgagcaagacgcttAACCCAcgattgctcctgacaagctggatggtgccatgcatggcagccaattgccgttgggtgaatgagaagcatcaattgtacagcattttggataaaggcgctatataaatgccaaccatttaccatttaccttaactATGTTTTCTGGACGATTGCTTTAAATGAGTGGATATAAATATCTTGGAGTCCTTTCACATATGGCATTCAAATCCGTGCCTGTCGCCTTCTGATGTATCACTTGGGTGTGAAACGATGTGTGagaaatttgttttgtttcataacTGCTGTCTCTTTGCTACCCTAAAGATGTGAGGAGATTCAGTGTTGATCTAGTGTTCCCAGCATGCAAAATCTCAGAAACGTGTAAATCTTATGAGCAAGCAGGTCACTGAATGTACATAGCTTATTTCTTAGGCAGCCAATGCTACATGTTGGTCATTAAGCAATTTCAGTTGGTTGGCGTTTTTAAATACGGTTTTACCTTTGTACCTATACAGTGAATACTGCTAAAATATCACCCTCACCCGCATTAGCAAGGATTAGAGAAATTGTCTTTTCCCGTAAAACTTACTTGCATATTAGTATTGGAGAAACAAACGCAGCTCCGAATTAATCATTTTTCGGCAAATCTACCTCCCTTGGAGTAAACTAGTAATCAGATACCTGATGAGCAGTCATCAGGATTTCAAGAACATCCGAATCCTGAACTCCCTTTGGTGGTGAAGCAGTAAGGCAGTATGAGACACTGCCTGAGACAATGGTGACCTGCTTTTGTTTCCTTCAGCTCCATCCAGAAGGGCAGACCTGGAGATCCTGGGCTACTGCATGATCCAGTGGCTCTGTGGGCGTCTTCCATGGGAGGACAAGCTCCAGGACCCCGTCTATGTCAAAGACTATAAGTTCAAGTAAGTGTTAACCCTCATACTGTAGAATTCAGGAGATTGCCTTTCAAAATATGGCCAAGCAAACACAAAAAGTAATTCTACAAAAGTTAGCTGTTCCacagtacagtaaatgcatTGAATACATGTTCTACTGGTAAAGGGATCATACCGTTTCAGAAGTATTATAAAGAAGTGTTGTTGTTACTCCATGTAGAACAGTTCTCTAAATTGACTGTATTGGAAACCAAATAATTCACCATTAAATGTATCTAAATATGGGGCAGCCTaatggctaagatacatgactaggacccataaggttgatggttcagccacgataagatccgcatagctgttgggcccttgagaaatgCCGTTaacctggggggattgtcccttgcttagcctaatcaactgtaagttattataaatatttttaacatGGTTCTGTGTCTCCATATGAGGTGAAACTGAAAAATGTCTGTATTTGCTAAACCCTTTTAAGTCCCTTACATTGCAGTGACAACATTGATATtcttgtttacattttaaacaagatGCAGAGTGACACATTATTTGGATCACCGATGTGTGATATCCTGTAATCAAGATGTCgaaactgtatttttgttaCTAGCTTGAATAATTATATCTGCAAACGTATATGTACTAGATTTGTAATGTATATGTATTAGATTTGTACTACAGTAATGACAAATGACAACAtaaactgaaaatgtgtataaaaacaaattaagtgACTGAAGATATGTCTTCAGATTTTTACCTTGTCATTTCTTCTTTTATCAGAAGCAGAAACAACATCTCAGAATTCATTTCAAAGTGTTTCTCGTCAGAAAATAAACCAGGTGAGGCCGGCATACcaaaatatttatgaatttgATACATTGGCAGATGATCCTGAAAAGTaattatctgaaatattttaatagcatttctaatggttttattgtaaaaataaaaaaacatttaatgtagctagttaaaaatatatattttgtcccGCATTTCTAAACCTAGAGCTGTATTGATATTTGGCTgaatgcatgtaatgtaatagttaAGAATGTCAAAATGGCATTGTatcacatttttaatttaaagatTTGTTTGTGATGGAATGTAATCTTTCAATGGTTGTCCAGTGCTTGCATTAGTTGGTGTACAATGCAGTACATTAGGAAATGTGAGGGCATTTCTCCAGATGCCTTGAACAGCCAAAGTGACCAGATGCACCATTGTTAATTTATCTTTCAGAAAATGGtatgaaaaatgtgatttactAGATCGGAACCACAAACTTccgtaaaaatgtgttttttttgttgttgttttctcaaAATTACGCTGCTGCgcaaatgtattgttttatgGTATGATAACGGTTGTAATTTCACTTTTGGAGTAATTCAGTTGAGACTAGATTAACCAAATATCCTAATGCTTTCGGCGTCGTCCTGGGAGACTGTTGCTCGCTGTTCCGCAGGCACACAGAGGTCCTTGAAAACACCTGTGATTCCTGAAATGCTACCCAGTCTGTTTACAATCCAAGTGGTAATTGAACTGAAGCACTTCCTGATCTGCCTCACAAACAGTTTGGAGAGCCCTTTCTCCCCGTAATGAGCACAAACCTGTTGATTCACCGATAATGAGGGCTAATTCATTAGCACTATGCTAATTTTCCGCAAAACTTTTCACTTTAACTTTTTGGGTGACTGTGGCGGTTTCATACAGGTTCATGCATTTaacagaatggggagaaaaacacATTAGCTTGATTGCTATTAGCAGACTGACAATGAAATGTGTGGCGGATTGTACGAGtggatggattttttttctcggGCAAAACTTGATGTTTTCCTGCTTTAATAGCTGTtcatttattataatatatttgtttatgtaGAGTACCACTTTTTATCTTATTGTGCCTCTTATTAGTTGTAGCAGGTTACTTCAAAAGTGTTGCGTTTGCTGGACATCAGACTCTATTATGCATTCAAAGTTGAATGCATAACTTTCGTCAGTGAACAAACTGGTTTCTGACTGTTGAGTGATGCTGACATCATGGCAGATGTTACGATATCCGACAGCACGGCTACAGAATGAAGTAAATGTATCTTCAGGCTGTTGTCTTATACATACATACGACATCAGAGCAATAAGATAACGTAAGGTGGCACTTTTATGGCCGTCactaatttctttttctttttttctttttttttagtcaAGCAGGAGGAACAGTGCGTGACTTGGGGTCAGCTGTGTCCTTCATTCTTATTCCAAAAAAACTCCTTAATTTACTACTACCTCCTAATTCCGCACATTCACCctgctggttttatttttttaaatctgaagcCGTTATTCTTTAAGTTCAATAAGAAACATTGTCTCATCTCAATGTTAGAGGAAATGGTGAAGTTCATGGAGGCAGTGAAGTCATTAGGCTACCAGGACAAGCCGGCCTATCAGAAGCTACGCAGCATCCTGGAGGCGGGGCTCAAGTCTATAGGCGCCACTGATGATGACAAGCTGGACTTCTCCGTTTCAGTCAATGGTGCTGGCCCATCTTCCACTAAGGTCAGAAACTTGCTTTCAcaatgtgaatgtctgtgttcaGGTCAGTTATTGTATGTGCATTTATTGGACCTACCCCAATTCCCCTTTATTTTCCAATAGGTCTACTTTTATGTGATTGCCAATATGGATTTACTGGGGTACCATCGTAGGAGTGTATTTACCCCTTAAGCAGCACCCCTTtccttaacacaagcttgaaaatgacatgctcatgactattcttgaacccttctGACTAGAGGCATAATCAGAATTACTCTTAAGTATTACCAAATCAACGTTACAGAAgcaacacagtggaagtggatgaatttttttttttttttcctcactgaaaagattttctttattggagtggatacagattattacTGCGATGCCTGGCATACTTTGAAACATATACCCTTTCAGATTcagacaatatcaccaaaaattctGCGTAGTTTTtttctatgtctaggcagttttccaaaaaggacatttggagtccccaaaaggacacatgaaacataatataatttagttatATTGTATAGTATGTGACATTAGACCATTCCAGCAACAtaaacatttttggaatgttgtgCTGTAACAAAATTATTGAGAAATTAAAGATCGTCTTAAACTTGGCCTTTTTCCTGTTAGAATGAAGCATCTTTACCCATATTTGTCTCTCCTACTGCTCAAGCAACAGCAGGTGGACTTAAGATGAGAGGAAAAGAATGGAGATATTGTGTCCTGGAAAAGAAATCGATAttatggaaataaatgaaaagtacgCATTTGGTCATTGACGTTGTGAGGCTGCTGAGGTTACTTCTGCAGATGGCAGGATCTGCTTTTTGAGTATTTCAACAGATCGCTTGCAGAGCTGTAGTCTGTTATTGTCCACCCACATCTGGGATTTAACAAACAGAGAAATGCGGTCCTTTTCCCCTTTGTTTGTCATGTGAATCTTTGATTTGTCCTTTGATTTGGACATATCTTAAATATACCCGGTCTTCTCAAccaacatttgaaaaaatatatatatatttgtttatttatagcgAGCTAGCTAATGCACTTGTTCCCGATTTCATAGACTTTTCGTGTTTCCCTTATATTGCTGTTTATGGAAAAGTGTAAAATAGCCTGTGTTCCCCTATCTAGCTGAAATGGTGTTTTCAACACATTTAGACCTCCGAATATAGTAattccttgcaattcaagttcaAATATAGTAattccttgcaattcaagttcaAAGTTttatcaaatgaaaataaaccagACATTACTTATTTCCAGAAAAAGATTTTGGAAACATAACCCACATTGAATTTCTATCTTTATTGTATGCCCTGGCATCtttctactgtatgtacagtttTTTAAGCAGGCCGTGGTTTAACCACTGTACAAAGTTTGAAACACCCTGAACGTTATAAATGGGCGTTTTACTAAGCGCTTACTGTCGCCTTACGATCACTCGGTGTATGAGTCGGAAAAGGGGAATTCGTACAGAAGGGACTCCACTGTACACTTAAGTCTAGTTTGGAGCAGAATTTTAAAATCAGCTTTGAATAACTGAAGTGAATCCACATTCAGTAAAGTCCAGTGTACGAGTACAGCTACATAAAATGTTCCTCAGAAGCTATGTGAAGGAAAGTATCTCGGAGGTGTTATTAGACCGCGTGCTATattgatttattgttttatgtgtTAGTATTAATCTGAAGGAAAATAGTGAGAGATTATTCAGCTATTGTTTTAATGACATTCATcgatgtgtttatttattattaagtcATTTTATTTGCCATGACCAGAAAGAATATAATTTCTCATCCATCCTGAGTTCATGCATTTGAAAAACATGAACATTCTGTGATCAATATAAAGAAATATTCATCCAAACcaaaaatgagaaattaatGAAGTGTCAATTTAACAATTTTTtggtttaagaaaaaaaagctcaaaTTCAAGTACCGGAAGGCAAAAATCCCGAACCAAAAATAAACAGCGATGGCTCCCTCCCGCAAAAAAACACTGAACCGGTTTCATCCTCCTCaatattttattcttttcttgCTCTTCCCTCCTCTGCGACaggtctgagtgtctgtgtttattCGCTGCTAATGTATCACAAATTTGCTGACACGGTAACCTTGGAGTCGGCGCGGGCCGGCAATCAGCGAGCCGTGCCGCAGCTCGGAGGGACGGACGCGTCGCACTCCCACAATGCAGTTTGCATATGGAAGGTGCCACCGGGGAGCTGGCCTGCGCCAGCTGAGGGTTACCTGCCCACTGCAGTTATTGTATGTAATTATCGAGCCAATCTGTTCAGCTCAGCAGGGTCTGGATGGTAATCATGAGGCAGCAATTGGCAAAatggaagggagaggagagcaggaaaAAGAAGTAACCGTGATAGTTCAAGTctgagagggggtgggggtgggggcgggggggggggcggggggggtgggggggggggggggggagtgttcaTTATGTAGTCGAGGAGAGGAGGAAttggaaagagagcgagagaggattTGATTGCTGTCATTAAGTGCATCGTCCTCGTCATCTCAAAGGATGATTTCATTGTCAGAATTATTCTCATTTCTGCTGTTTCTACCGAAACAACAAATTACGTTTCATAGAATTGATTATAAAATAGAGAAAGCCGATGCTGTCATTATCATCTGCGAATTTATGTTTAAATGAAATGCGTTGACCCGCTGGATTCAATTTAATAGAAACCTGGTCTAAAaatttatttatagttttctTTTCACAAGTATaggtacatttattatttttttgcaaaggccaaaatagaaaatattttcttcagttttggTAACACATAAGTGCATACGTAGGTGATTGGCCGTGTTTCCTGAAAAATGTTTCCTATAAAGATAGCTATAACTAAATGATGATCTCCTGATTTTGTATTTTACCTGATATTGCACATTGCAGAAATTAGTTCTCGCCCAATCCAGAAAA is a window of Conger conger chromosome 1, fConCon1.1, whole genome shotgun sequence DNA encoding:
- the vrk1 gene encoding serine/threonine-protein kinase VRK1, coding for MPPKGKGRAPAKRKLAAEFPVGEVLTDSAKKRWKIGPPIGKGGFGLLYLANEDSSEAVGTNAPYVIKVEPSDNGPLFSELKFYMRAAKPNLIQSWVKSHKLRYLGVPNYWGSGLHEKAGNRYRFMVMDRFGTDLQKMFEQGGRKFPRKLVLQLGLRLIDILEYIHEHEYVHADIKASNLLLSYKNPNQVYLVDYGLAYRYSPEGVLKEYKEDPRKCHDGTIEFTSIDAHNGVSPSRRADLEILGYCMIQWLCGRLPWEDKLQDPVYVKDYKFKSRNNISEFISKCFSSENKPEEMVKFMEAVKSLGYQDKPAYQKLRSILEAGLKSIGATDDDKLDFSVSVNGAGPSSTKKATKRKIVEVWGVSDETDIIPEKIRPSPERKVAEAVYKKAPVKKAPVKKAPVKKVPVKKSPVKKSPVKKSPVKKSRVKKSPLKKSPLKKSPANKDQVEIGTQTTPGLEVRSRARGRPKKNA